The proteins below are encoded in one region of Polypterus senegalus isolate Bchr_013 chromosome 2, ASM1683550v1, whole genome shotgun sequence:
- the nms gene encoding neuromedin-S isoform X1 gives MLNCCSIWRALESQNMRALNMRSQIKLYLIICCLCTLPQSSGHPWSFKYEFNGLSPSEKLPFISKQWTSDSNNEKMSSILTELYELLQSGSQKHVQDVYKRFLFHYSKVKDSRHQPKPGAFALHPLMHLAPKLTDRKKKQFKEQCLNTISFERGDT, from the exons ATGTTGAACTGTTGCTCGATCTGGAGAGCTCTTGAAAGCCAGAACATGAGAGCACTCAATATGAGGAGCCAAATAAAGCTTTATCTCATCATCTGCTGCCTCTGCACTTTACCTCAAAGTTCGG gtcATCCTTGGTCTTTCAAATATGAGTTTAATGGTCTTTCTCCTTCAGAG AAACtgccatttatttctaaacaatgGACATCAGACAGCAACAATGAAAAG ATGTCTAGTATCCTGACAGAACTCTATGAATTATTACAGTCTGGAAGTCAG AAACATGTGCAAGATGTTTACAAAAGG ttcttgttCCACTACTCTAAAGTTAAAGATTCAAGGCATCAACCTAAACCTGGG gcttttGCCTTGCATCCCTTAATGCACTTAGCTCCAAAGCTAactgacagaaaaaagaaacaattcaagGAACAG TGCCTCAACACTATTTCATTTGAAAGAGGAGACACTTGA
- the nms gene encoding neuromedin-S isoform X2 → MLNCCSIWRALESQNMRALNMRSQIKLYLIICCLCTLPQSSGHPWSFKYEFNGLSPSEKLPFISKQWTSDSNNEKMSSILTELYELLQSGSQKHVQDVYKRFLFHYSKVKDSRHQPKPGAFALHPLMHLAPKLTDRKKKQFKEQLLTLGPVESIR, encoded by the exons ATGTTGAACTGTTGCTCGATCTGGAGAGCTCTTGAAAGCCAGAACATGAGAGCACTCAATATGAGGAGCCAAATAAAGCTTTATCTCATCATCTGCTGCCTCTGCACTTTACCTCAAAGTTCGG gtcATCCTTGGTCTTTCAAATATGAGTTTAATGGTCTTTCTCCTTCAGAG AAACtgccatttatttctaaacaatgGACATCAGACAGCAACAATGAAAAG ATGTCTAGTATCCTGACAGAACTCTATGAATTATTACAGTCTGGAAGTCAG AAACATGTGCAAGATGTTTACAAAAGG ttcttgttCCACTACTCTAAAGTTAAAGATTCAAGGCATCAACCTAAACCTGGG gcttttGCCTTGCATCCCTTAATGCACTTAGCTCCAAAGCTAactgacagaaaaaagaaacaattcaagGAACAG CTGCTCACTCTGGGACCAGTAGAAAGCATTCGATGA